One Tamandua tetradactyla isolate mTamTet1 chromosome 20, mTamTet1.pri, whole genome shotgun sequence DNA segment encodes these proteins:
- the LOC143663879 gene encoding protocadherin beta-15-like, which yields MKSEEGRFSRLRQVLFLFILLAQTCSEQVGYSVAEETERGSFVANLAKDLGLKVSEMSWRRARVITNDNNKHFQLNLQSGDLQVNEKLDREELCGSTEPCVLQLQVLLEEPLEIHRLNVLVSDINDNSPVFPETEMTLKILENSLPGTVFPLKNAQDLDVGINNIQNYTLYPNSHFHVLTHHGGEGRKYPELVLDEALDREVQPELRLTLLAVDGGAPPKTGTALLLIEILDINDNAPEFAKPLYHVQVPENSPLGSLIVSVSASDLDTGINGEIFYSFFYGDEEIAKTFALNERTGDIKIIGTLDFEKIASYQVDIKASDGAGLAGKCTVQMQVIDINDNTPELTVVSLKSLIPENSPETMVALFSIQDRDSGENGKMMCSIQEDVPFTLKPSVENFYTLVTEGALDRESKAEYNVTITVTDLGTPRLKTQHTITVRVSDVNDNAPTFTQTSYTLYVRENNSPALHIGSVSATDRDSGPNAQVTYSLLPPQDARLPLASLVSVSADHGQLFALRALDHEALQAFEFRVRAADAGSPALSSEALVRVLVLDDNDNAPSVLYPRHNGSAPCTELVPRAAEAGYLVSKVVAVDGDSGQNAWLSYQLLKATEPGLFGVWAHNGEVRTARLLSERDAPRHRLVVLVRDNGEPPRSATATLHVLLVDGFSQPYLPLPEAAPARAQADSLTVSLVVALAAVSSLFLLSVLLFVALRLCARPRAASGPEGHFPGHLVDVSGTGTLSQSYQYEVCLMGDSGASEFKFLKCDVPNRQKAINDMEENSNFGDGFGFN from the coding sequence ATGAAGTCTGAAGAGGGGCGCTTTTCCAGACTAAGGCAAGtactgtttctctttattttgctGGCTCAGACTTGCTCAGAGCAGGTAGGATATTCTGTGGCGGAAGAAACAGAGAGGGGTTCTTTTGTGGCCAATCTAGCAAAGGACCTGGGGCTAAAGGTATCAGAAATGTCCTGGCGGAGGGCTAGAGTCATTACTAATGATAACAACAAGCATTTTCAGCTGAACCTTCAGTCCGGAGATTTGCAAGTAAATGAGAAACTAGATCGGGAAGAACTGTGCGGCTCCACTGAGCCTTGTGTGTTGCAACTCCAAGTATTGCTAGAAGAACCTTTGGAAATACATAGGCTTAACGTTTTGGTCAGTGACATAAATGACAATTCTCCTGTGTTCCCAGAAACAGAAATGACTCTAAAAATCCTGGAAAATAGTCTTCCAGGAACTGTGTTTCCCCTGAAGAATGCACAAGATCTGGATGTAGGCATCAACAACATTCAAAACTACACCCTCTATCCCAACTCCCATTTCCATGTTCTCACCCATCACGGCGGCGAAGGCAGAAAATACCCAGAGCTGGTGCTGGACGAGGCCCTCGATCGTGAGGTGCAGCCTGAGCTCAGGTTAACCCTCCTGGCGGTAGATGGAGGGGCTCCTCCCAAAACTGGCACCGCTCTCCTCCTCATCGAAATCTTGGACATCAATGACAATGCACCAGAGTTTGCAAAGCCGCTCTATCACGTGCAAGTCCCGGAAAATAGTCCCCTCGGATCCCTTATTGTCAGTGTTTCTGCCTCAGATTTAGACACAGGAATAAATGGTGAAATATTCTACTCGTTTTTTTATGGTGATGAAGAGATTGCCAAGACATTTGCACTTAATGAACGCACGGGAGACATTAAAATAATTGGTACACTAGATTTTGAAAAAATTGCCTCATACCAGGTGGATATTAAGGCCTCTGATGGGGCAGGTCTTGCTGGAAAGTGCACTGTACAAATGCAGGTGATAGATATAAATGACAACACCCCAGAACTGACTGTGGTTTCACTTAAAAGCCTCATCCCAGAAAATTCCCCTGAGACCATGGTAGCTCTTTTCAGTATTCAAGACCGAGACTCTGGGGAAAATGGAAAGATGATGTGTTCCATCCAGGAAGATGTCCCTTTCACGCTGAAACCTTCCGTTGAGAATTTCTACACCCTGGTAACAGAAGGGGCGCTGGACCGAGAAAGCAAAGCCGAGTACAACGTCACCATCACTGTCACCGACCTGGGGACCCCCAGGCTGAAAACCCAGCACACCATAACCGTGCGCGTCTCCGACGTCAACGACAACGCGCCCACCTTCACCCAGACCTCCTACACCCTGTACGTCCGCGAGAACAACAGCCCCGCCCTGCACATCGGCAGCGTCAGCGCCACCGACAGGGACTCGGGCCCCAACGCCCAAGTCACCTACTCGCTGCTGCCGCCCCAGGACGCGCGGCTGCCCCTGGCCTCCCTCGTCTCCGTCAGCGCCGACCACGGGCAGCTGTTCGCGCTCAGGGCCCTGGACCACGAGGCCCTGCAGGCCTTCGAGTTCCGCGTGCGCGCGGCCGACGCGGGCTCCCCGGCGCTGAGCAGCGAGGCGCTGGTGCGCGTGCTGGTGCTGGACGACAACGACAACGCGCCGTCGGTGCTCTACCCGCGCCACAACGGCTCGGCGCCCTGCACCGAGCTGGTGCCCAGGGCGGCCGAGGCGGGCTACCTGGTGAGCAAGGTGGTGGCGGTGGACGGCGACTCGGGCCAGAACGCCTGGCTGTCCTACCAGCTGCTCAAGGCCACGGAGCCCGGGCTGTTCGGCGTGTGGGCGCACAACGGCGAGGTGCGCACCGCCAGGCTGCTGAGCGAGCGCGACGCGCCCAGGCACAGGCTCGTCGTGCTGGTCAGGGACAACGGCGAGCCGCCGCGCTCGGCCACCGCCACGCTGCACGTGCTGCTGGTGGACGGCTTCTCCCAGCCCTACCTGCCGCTCCCGGAGGCGGCCCCGGCCCGCGCCCAGGCCGACTCGCTCACCGTGTCCTTGGTGGTGGCGCTGGCCGCGGTCTCGTCGCTCTTCCTGCTCTCGGTGCTGCTGTTCGTGGCGCTGCGGCTGTGCGCGAGGCCCAGGGCGGCGTCGGGGCCCGAGGGCCACTTCCCCGGGCACTTGGTGGACGTGAGCGGCACCGGGACCCTGTCGCAGAGCTACCAGTACGAGGTCTGTCTCATGGGAGACTCTGGGGCCAGCGAGTTCAAGTTCCTGAAGTGTGATGTCCCCAACCGTCAGAAGGCTATCAATGATATGGAGGAAAACTCCAACTTTGGAGATGGGTTTGGATTCAATTAG